The genomic window CAGTGTCAGCATTTGAGGTTTCCTTACGTTCGGGCAATCATATACCCACCTAGCTTCCTACCTTTCGGCACCAATCGCTCAATAACTCCATAGACTTCCTCGGGCTTCCTGCTTGTTTCTCTCACTTCCGCAACCACCACATCTGTATCCACACATTTCCTCAGATCTCGAAGAGCGGGTTCAGTATCCCATGGAATAGGTGCCTCACGTGGGAAGTTCTGAGGAAGTTTGAGGCCTACAAGAAGATGCTCGCATGTGTGGCTATTTATACAACCATCAGCGTCTGATCTTTAACTGTTATAACAAGGGCTGACTTTAACCAATGCCCAGTTCTTCCTGTCCTAATCAGTCTTTGCAATTGGTTTGTCTTGACCCAAACCAGTTCATCCACTCGTTTATAGCCCCAGTGGGCGAACACAACTCTGCCTAACTCCATCGCTCTTCCAGTAACCCATAGACAAAAAATACCCCAGTCGGGCTGAAGAGAGCGGATAGGCATATTCCGCATCTCGTCGTCCGTTATAGTGCCATATGGAAGAGTCATGTGAATATCCTATGGAGAAGGAGTCAATCAAAATGTTGCTCGGAAATACCGTTGAAATTTAGCTCGCACCCATGCAGGATCGGCCACAATCACTTGGAATCTAATTGACGGTGTTCAATTGTTTCGTTCTGTCATATGCGTGGACATAACTCACTGTCCCAGGAGAGAATAATCGAACCTCCTCAAATCACAGTTGATCCATTGCGCCACATTCACTTCCTTATTCTGCCCTTGTACAAGTTCACCCCCAAGtatcctcttcttcaaatAGCCAGGCATGACAGAGGGATACCCTTCAGGTAAAGGCTGACTGTAACGAATAGTGGAAGGGGTAACTTGGAAATGCTGGTATCTGCAATCCTTAGTCCCTCCGCGCGGGCCTGGACCATCACCCAGCGAAGGATTTTTAGTGAACATCGGGTCGCCATAGCATAAGTTCAGATATCTATGTTGGGTCAGAAGGATAAATAGAAAGAAAAAACGATATAGATGGTCAAGGACATACGAGCAGAAACCAAGGGAAGAGTCTGTCCAGGGTCTTTGTATGGGATCGAAGTGGGCCTTCAACATCGCATCAGTATGAAGGACAGCCTTGTTGATCTTTTTGACATACCTTGTTACATGCATGTCGCACCTGTCTACATGCCGCGAGTGTCGTTGATGGACATAGCGGATTGAATAAAGGCGGTGGACGTGAAGCAGATATCTACCATGGACGGTCATTCAATATAAATCCTCAAAATGCACGAATTTGCCCACAGCTAAGCGTCGCAATTTGCTTTTAGCCGTCTCTCTGTCGAGAAGCGAGTTCAGCTCGAGGATGGATTCGTCCGGTTCTGCGACGTTGGTCGGTGTCAGTTTCGTTCGTCAGTCGAATATCACACTGTCCAACATACTTCGTCTCTTGCCTGGAGAAGAGGTGGGGAtggggagaggaggagTAGGTGGGCGACCAGGGGACTCCATTTATATGATAATTGGCCGTATAAAAGCAGATGTGGGATTTGTCACTGTGAACTGAAAACTGCCGTCATACGTACGCTGCGCGACGCTGGACGACCTCCACTCTCGCTTGTCCTCCACATATCCACTTATCCCGAAACTCAATTTCCACTCTTTATACGACTCTGCAACCATATATCTTCTGTGCCTAAACGACATACACTCAACATCATGCTCTCACACATCTCACTCCGACCCCTCTTCGCTCGGCGTATGCTCTCAAAATCCGTCCACACCactccttccttcttgcGCGCGCCACCCTCATTTAGCCGTCCCGGccctccacctcttcctccagccGAGCAAGCAGAGTTTGAGGCTCTTCTTAAAGCTAACCAGACTATTGGAACAATTCCTAATGAGCAACAAAAAGCTGAGGAAAATTTACACCAAGACGTAAGGAAGGGACCTAAGCCTGAATTTGAAGGTGATGTTAACCCCAAGACCGGGGAGCAAGGAGGACCAAAGAATGATCCATTCGTAGCGGGAAATGGGGACTGGCAATTTGGAGGACGAGTGACCGTGAGTTTTATCATTAAGCTTCTCCTTTCAATAAATGGCAAACGGCTAACGGGACAAATAGGACTTCTAATCAGAGATGGTGTGCTGGCCTAATGAAGGATTGTAAATAAGAAATGTTTTATGAACGAATACCAGCGAATATATTGGTTTATGAAAAACCAGACTTCGTGACATTATCGGATCGGACACTCTTAACAACTCACACATATCATCTGAAGACACAGAAACAGGAAACTACCATACATGTAATACCATCCCATCGCAATCTACATATGTGACCATAAAAGTCCACACAAGCCCTAGGGAAACATTCCAATAGCTACAGACACTACTAATGTGCATATTTTTGAGTCCATTCCCTGGCCTGGGCGATGGCAGCACTCTGGTTCTCCTTCCAGTTCTGGGCAACATCGTTGGCGAGAGGGTCATCGGGGTTAGGAGCACCAAGAAGAGCCTGAATAGAGAGGCTATGAAGGAAGCATGAGCAGATGTAGAGTTCAGTGATATGATGAGAGAGACATACAGGACGGTTCGAATTTGAAGGGCAGGGGACCATTTGTCTTTGAGGATGTCAAGACAAATTCGGCCGAGCTTGTCTACAGTTTGCAGCAGTTAAAAATATGTTTCTTTGACTGGTAGGGGATAGCTCCAGACGGCGCACAGACATACCAATATTTGGGTGACTAAGTGAAATGAGTCAGCACGGCGTTTAATGATAAGGTACAGCCCAACCTACTATATCTTGGTCAAGAATCGGACCTTTGGAGGGTTCATAGGATATTCTTCCGGCAAGAACAACTCAAGCTTGAAAACACCACCTGTTCATCCAAACCGCAGGACAAGGCCAGGAACAAACATGGTCAGCCGCCATAATCACTCCTCCTTGTCTCACAGTCCTCAACAAAAAGATGCGAGGGCGAGCAGAGATAGCACTTACCTTCGTATGGAGAAGAGTCGGGACCAGCAACAGTCACGTCAAAATGTCGAAGATTGTCATCTTTAGGAGCAGCGGAGATACCGGGAGGAGAGTCGGCCATGAGACGTTCAGTCTCCTGCGAATGGATTGGGCAACGTGTAGGTGTTGGCAAAGCAAGGAGGTAATGTGGACAATACAAGGGATGAGGATTGATTCATTGGTCTGTCAGCCTAATGATATGATCAATGAAGACCGATTGAGCATACCTTGAGAATGCGTTTGGGTAAAGACATATCGAAGGCTACAAAGGAGGTGGCTGCTAAAAGCGATAAACACGGTAAGTAAGAGGTCCTTCGGGCATATCGATCAACGGAATAGACGTACAATGTATATGGGTATGTTTCTCCCTAAATGGTATCCTCGAAAGTATGGTTCAAAGAGCAACACGTCATCCGAGACGGCGGCGGGGCGATGGAAAGCATCCTTCTTGTATTCCGAACGCCACAGGCTCTCATTACAAACACTTTTCTAATTACATTACAGGCTGACTCTAATCAACTTTCCTAATTGCTGGTTTTCCGCATCAACCGTGGGACAAAACCTTCACCGGCTGTAGTGATAAGCGACTGAAATGAAACCTTCAAATCATAACGGGCTTTTTACGTCTTTATCCTCAATTTTCCTCGCCCAACACCAAACAATACCAGCAAGCATGGCTTCATTGAAAGAAGGAGACTATCAAGGTAGGATAGAGAGCCTATGATGAGGGAAGAATCTTGACTGACTTCCTACGATCAGCTCTGAAGGAGGAGATCAAAAAGATTATGAAGCAGCCTGGATACGACGATGGATCTGCTGGTCCTGTTTTGGTCAGGTATGCCAGAATCGCATGAATCACAGTCTTTATATGCTTATCAGTAATGACAGACTGGCTTGGCATGCCTCTGGAAACTTCAGTCTTGTGGAAGTAAGCTCACTCATGCTGGTCACCCTTACATCAAAAACCTCGCTAACATGCGGTTTATAGCACAACGGAGGTTCTAATGGGTAAGCAAGCACCTTCAAGCGTACATTGCAGCTCTTTATCTTTTCAAGCTAATGTATGGAGTTAAGAGCTGGAATGAGATTTCCACCAGAAGTGAGTATCAATGAATCTTCTTTGCTTCACGCGTGAAGACAAAGCTAAACCAGCTTTTCAGTCTGTTGACCCCGCCAATGCCGGCCTTCATCATGCCATAtcattccttcttccccttcaAGGCGCCAATCCCTGGATCTCTCACGCAGACTTGTGGAGTATGTTCTTCTCTCATTCCCAACTGCCACGGCTTCAATTAATTGACTCTTTTTTTCTAAGCTCTGGCAGGAGTAACAGCTGTCGAGGCAATGGGCGGTCCGCAAATCCCCTGGGAACCTGGAAGGAAAGATTATGAATCTGAGCAAGCCGCAGCTGAACATCGAGGTGATGTGTCCAACCGTTTACCGGATGGAGCCTTGGGCGCAGCCCACATTAGGGACGTCTTTGGGAGAATGGGATTTTCAGACCAGGAAATTGTAGCGCTCAGCGGGGCTCATAATCTCGGTGAGTGGTGCGAGGTGGGAACATGCTTTTGATACTAATTCGGCTCGTTAGGTCGCTGCCATGCGGACCGAAGCGGTTTTGATGGGTACGGAAAGATAGCCTCTCAACGTGACATTGACTGATAAGCTATGCAGACCATGGGTGGTCAATCCTACCCGCTTCTCCAACCAATATTTCAAACTTCTCCTTCGTCCCATTTGGAAACCCCGGCAGTGGGATGGACCATTCCAGTAGGTTTTATTTACACATTACTTATAATCTGCACTGACATAAAGATCGTAGATATGAAGCTATTGTAGCCGGCACAAGGCTTATGATGCTCCCAACAGACGTGAATTCACTTTCCATTTTTTTGGCATCTGCACAACAGCTTATTGACTCCTGTCATAGATGGCTCTCATTGAAGATCCAGCATTCCGTCAATGGGTCGAAAAATACGCCGCAGACCAAaatctcttcttcaaagaTTTCGCCAACGCATTTGGTAAATTAATAGGTATGCCTTCATCTTGATGCCCCTTCAGCCTCTCATTGCTGATTTCCCCAACAATCATTTAGAGTTGGGAGTAGATAGGGATGATACAGGCTTTGCTCGACTAACCAAAAAGGCTGCTCAGGAGGGCAAGCCATTGGACAAGACTGCTCCTCCTGCCAGCGACGGAACTTGTCCCGTCTCTGGAGCAGTAGGCGGTGGAGTTCAAAGAGCTGGTGGCGGTGGCTGTCCTTTCATGGCGATGCAGAACAGGGAGGCAAAGTTGTAACTCCCGTCTTACGAACCCACAGTTTAGGGAGACACGCCAAAGCATTCACCTAATAATCGTTGTAACTTGATGTTGATGTAGCTACCCTATCATGAACCATTCACATGCCTCGATATGTTTTACTGACAACCTCTTTTACACCAGGTGCGGTCCGAACTACCGTTTGGTCAGAAAGAGACCTATGATTTGTATAGAGCTCATATAGTGCCATGTTTTGTGCTGCGTCGAATAAATCTTGCAGCTAAATTGACCGCTCGTTATAAGCCTCTTTGAATCAGGGGAAATGAAAGGAAGGTCCTTTGTAAGATTGTCCATGGGCCATACACCAGCCTCGAGACGGTACTCTGTCTCTTTGTTCTTCCTTTGTAACAAGTCTTCCAGAACGGATTGATCAAGCTTGAAATAGTTGATAAAATATACCCCACATGGGGACCCTAACGAGGTTACATTTGATCCAGACTTCGCATTATGTGAACACTTAGTACTGCTCTACCATTCTATACTTTACTGTTGTGTTTGCAATACTTACAGGATTCCAAATACCACATCACGCTCATTACCCAACTTCTTTCCTCCATACAATAGTTGAGTAGCAACGCTACCAACGGACCAACCCTCTCCATTCCAATACTCAACCTTCCCCAATTTTTCACAAGGTTCCAACAAGAATCAAGGCCAGGGAAGAATGTTCTTCAAGACAGTCTCCCTCTTGTTGCTCATCTCCCCATTCTTCTGTCCTTCCCTAGCAGACCCGACCGAAGTCG from Cryptococcus gattii WM276 chromosome E, complete sequence includes these protein-coding regions:
- a CDS encoding mRNA methyltransferase, putative (Similar to TIGR gene model, INSD accession AAW43889.1), which codes for MESPGRPPTPPLPIPTSSPGKRRKPDESILELNSLLDRETAKSKLRRLAISASRPPPLFNPLCPSTTLAACRQVRHACNKAHFDPIQRPWTDSSLGFCSYLNLCYGDPMFTKNPSLGDGPGPRGGTKDCRYQHFQVTPSTIRYSQPLPEGYPSVMPGYLKKRILGGELVQGQNKEVNVAQWINCDLRRFDYSLLGQFQVIVADPAWDIHMTLPYGTITDDEMRNMPIRSLQPDWGIFCLWVTGRAMELGRVVFAHWGYKRVDELVWVKTNQLQRLIRTGRTGHWLNHTCEHLLVGLKLPQNFPREAPIPWDTEPALRDLRKCVDTDVVVAEVRETSRKPEEVYGVIERLVPKGRKLELFGRKHNIRPGWVTLGNQLGDSQIAEPDLYDRLVKTYPKQKFTFVPPKQSSL
- a CDS encoding cytochrome-c peroxidase, putative (Similar to TIGR gene model, INSD accession AAW43705.1) codes for the protein MASLKEGDYQALKEEIKKIMKQPGYDDGSAGPVLVRLAWHASGNFSLVEHNGGSNGAGMRFPPESVDPANAGLHHAISFLLPLQGANPWISHADLWTLAGVTAVEAMGGPQIPWEPGRKDYESEQAAAEHRGDVSNRLPDGALGAAHIRDVFGRMGFSDQEIVALSGAHNLGRCHADRSGFDGPWVVNPTRFSNQYFKLLLPGTRLMMLPTDMALIEDPAFRQWVEKYAADQNLFFKDFANAFGKLIELGVDRDDTGFARLTKKAAQEGKPLDKTAPPASDGTCPVSGAVGGGVQRAGGGGCPFMAMQNREAKL
- a CDS encoding E2 ubiquitin-conjugating protein UBC13 (Similar to TIGR gene model, INSD accession AAW43703.1) codes for the protein MADSPPGISAAPKDDNLRHFDVTVAGPDSSPYEGGVFKLELFLPEEYPMNPPKVRFLTKIYHPNIDKLGRICLDILKDKWSPALQIRTVLLSIQALLGAPNPDDPLANDVAQNWKENQSAAIAQAREWTQKYAH
- a CDS encoding uncharacterized protein (Similar to TIGR gene model, INSD accession AAW43701.1); translation: MLSHISLRPLFARRMLSKSVHTTPSFLRAPPSFSRPGPPPLPPAEQAEFEALLKANQTIGTIPNEQQKAEENLHQDVRKGPKPEFEGDVNPKTGEQGGPKNDPFVAGNGDWQFGGRDF